One part of the Candidatus Mancarchaeum acidiphilum genome encodes these proteins:
- a CDS encoding HIT family protein produces the protein MEDCTFCKIVSGKIPSFKIYDDGRYMAILDKYPNIKGQALVITKEHVDSYIFDMDDSALSDFMITVKKVAKLLEKGLGVERVHLVFEGTEINHLHAKLYPAIGISKHEKAIANNTINFDKYEGYLSTLRGVEASDDELEEEMKSIIENNKQ, from the coding sequence ATGGAGGACTGCACTTTTTGCAAAATCGTTTCAGGTAAGATACCCTCATTCAAGATTTATGACGATGGCAGGTATATGGCAATATTGGACAAATATCCAAACATTAAAGGCCAAGCCCTTGTCATAACCAAGGAGCATGTTGACAGTTATATTTTTGATATGGATGATAGTGCACTTTCAGATTTCATGATTACGGTAAAGAAAGTGGCAAAGCTTCTTGAAAAAGGATTAGGTGTTGAAAGGGTTCACCTTGTTTTTGAGGGAACTGAGATAAACCATCTGCATGCAAAACTTTATCCTGCAATTGGGATATCAAAGCATGAAAAGGCGATAGCAAACAATACGATAAATTTTGATAAGTATGAAGGTTATCTAAGCACTTTGCGTGGTGTTGAAGCAAGTGATGATGAACTGGAAGAGGAAATGAAAAGCATTATAGAAAATAATAAACAGTGA
- a CDS encoding class IV adenylate cyclase: MIEIETKIDDINESEAREALNRLGAEFKGDKFYRRYIFDLGSNEGEDKFIRLRTDGNKSTITYKDRKGGTLANTEEIETGVEDFNAAAKILSAALPNLLYQESKRSLYNLEGVEISIDQWPKLPPLMEIEADSEEKVMETIKKLGIKGKAIGNIGWEKVYSMYGMDLNDFKILKF; this comes from the coding sequence GTGATAGAAATAGAGACAAAGATAGATGATATAAATGAGAGCGAGGCAAGGGAAGCCTTGAATAGGTTAGGTGCAGAATTTAAAGGCGACAAATTCTATAGAAGATACATATTTGATCTTGGGTCAAATGAGGGCGAAGACAAGTTCATAAGGTTAAGGACAGATGGCAATAAGTCAACCATTACATACAAGGACAGAAAAGGCGGCACTCTTGCGAATACCGAAGAGATAGAAACGGGAGTTGAAGACTTCAATGCAGCTGCGAAGATCCTTTCTGCGGCATTGCCCAATCTATTATACCAAGAAAGCAAGCGTTCGCTTTACAATTTGGAAGGAGTAGAAATTTCAATAGACCAATGGCCAAAGCTTCCTCCATTGATGGAGATAGAGGCAGATTCTGAGGAAAAAGTGATGGAAACTATAAAGAAGCTTGGAATCAAAGGCAAGGCCATAGGAAATATAGGTTGGGAAAAAGTATACTCTATGTATGGAATGGACCTCAATGATTTTAAGATTCTAAAGTTCTAA
- a CDS encoding YeeE/YedE thiosulfate transporter family protein has protein sequence MIEVTSPIWIGIIIGAVIGGLAEAWGISNPEVLLRLGKWQDRLFVGCIAIAIGTGALALYGLAAAGVAFHWGIKPDYIVGVGLGGIIFGIGIAISGYVPGTVWMALGEGRRDAIYAVLGGLLGAASWTLIYQTSFGHWLVTYLNFGQIYFGGQADTNLGIGFMLAIIWAVIMFGIAYTLPRYKKGKSCAYVSTHKDYKLTPEEQNQYIETTNTLREGSSMPLGKDNLPEKVNYHWTVSSKLFGVVMLSVGIIIGLMVVLGMFFHQIFGESTTYSWIVAELWLPATYWKYSSTVVNTVGWEPFSDIGTLFGAFLASVFLTRRFQSFNNVIPPSWRERFGNSQIKRSVGVFFGAYLMLLGARMADGCASGHILSGDLQMAVSSVEFFVFVMISLLLTAFLIYKRHGNKLLGTDGGLMSMEQRRKIEPKIKNEKGLKIFVVSAAIILVLTAALASGSYNGYNPNANAVAITGFVAIVIIVMTAAWLKTKYNNYSFEGNEENGS, from the coding sequence GTGATAGAAGTAACATCTCCAATATGGATTGGTATTATCATAGGTGCAGTTATTGGCGGTTTGGCTGAAGCATGGGGAATATCTAATCCCGAAGTGCTATTAAGGCTTGGAAAATGGCAGGATAGGCTTTTTGTAGGATGTATTGCTATTGCAATAGGCACAGGCGCTCTTGCACTTTATGGTCTTGCCGCGGCAGGTGTTGCTTTTCACTGGGGCATAAAGCCTGATTATATAGTTGGTGTTGGATTAGGCGGAATAATCTTTGGAATAGGAATTGCAATATCTGGATATGTGCCAGGTACTGTATGGATGGCATTAGGAGAAGGCAGGCGTGATGCAATATATGCTGTTTTAGGGGGACTTTTAGGTGCAGCAAGCTGGACTCTCATATATCAGACAAGTTTTGGCCATTGGCTTGTAACTTACCTTAATTTTGGGCAGATCTATTTTGGCGGGCAGGCAGACACTAACTTAGGCATCGGTTTTATGTTAGCCATAATTTGGGCAGTAATAATGTTTGGAATAGCTTATACACTTCCAAGATATAAAAAAGGGAAAAGCTGTGCATATGTATCAACGCATAAGGATTATAAGCTCACACCAGAAGAGCAAAATCAATATATAGAAACGACAAATACTCTAAGGGAGGGCTCATCAATGCCTCTTGGCAAGGATAATTTGCCTGAAAAGGTTAACTATCATTGGACTGTATCTTCCAAGTTATTTGGAGTAGTAATGTTGTCGGTTGGGATAATTATTGGACTGATGGTTGTGCTTGGAATGTTTTTTCACCAGATATTTGGCGAATCAACAACTTATTCATGGATAGTTGCGGAACTTTGGCTTCCAGCAACTTATTGGAAATATAGTTCAACGGTAGTAAATACAGTAGGTTGGGAGCCATTCAGTGATATAGGAACATTGTTCGGTGCATTCTTGGCATCGGTATTTCTTACAAGGCGATTCCAATCTTTCAACAATGTGATACCTCCATCATGGAGAGAGAGATTTGGGAATAGCCAGATAAAGAGATCCGTAGGGGTATTTTTCGGTGCATACCTGATGCTTCTTGGAGCTAGAATGGCAGATGGTTGTGCAAGTGGCCATATATTAAGCGGAGATCTTCAGATGGCTGTCAGCAGTGTTGAATTCTTTGTATTTGTAATGATATCATTGCTGTTGACCGCATTCTTAATATACAAAAGGCACGGAAATAAACTGTTAGGGACAGATGGAGGATTAATGTCTATGGAGCAGAGAAGAAAGATAGAACCAAAAATAAAGAACGAAAAGGGGTTAAAGATCTTTGTAGTATCTGCAGCAATAATATTGGTGTTAACTGCAGCATTAGCATCGGGGTCATACAATGGGTATAATCCAAATGCAAATGCGGTTGCTATAACAGGATTTGTTGCCATAGTAATAATAGTAATGACTGCAGCGTGGCTAAAGACCAAATACAACAATTATTCATTTGAAGGAAATGAAGAGAATGGCAGTTGA
- a CDS encoding type IV toxin-antitoxin system AbiEi family antitoxin domain-containing protein — translation MNYKEMIKKLKELDHPVFTTEDISNLTGKSGDYTKVYLFGLVKKKIIGKIERGKYYIISTSPYVIASRITKSSYITLISAAHIYNITTQIPNIIYVFSPTYHKPIKIIDNYKVKFIKVDKRIIYGYHKYNGVYLAEPEKLFIDDIYYHKSLFYDEELKEAIDKGILDINKIQEYIKRIKSERIREREYTILEARLDGHFVKRIADRRYVKNLSNNSIIRHKKQA, via the coding sequence ATGAATTATAAAGAAATGATTAAAAAATTAAAAGAGTTAGATCATCCGGTATTTACTACTGAGGATATATCAAACCTTACAGGCAAAAGCGGAGATTATACAAAAGTTTATTTATTCGGTTTAGTTAAGAAAAAAATAATAGGAAAGATAGAAAGAGGAAAATATTATATCATTAGCACATCTCCATATGTAATTGCTTCAAGGATAACTAAGAGTTCATATATAACATTGATAAGTGCGGCCCATATATACAATATAACTACGCAAATCCCAAATATAATTTACGTGTTCTCGCCAACTTACCACAAGCCAATAAAGATAATTGATAATTATAAAGTAAAATTCATAAAAGTCGATAAGCGGATAATCTATGGTTACCATAAATACAATGGTGTATATCTGGCAGAACCAGAAAAACTTTTTATAGATGATATATATTACCACAAATCTCTATTTTACGATGAGGAGCTAAAAGAAGCTATTGATAAAGGGATTTTAGACATAAATAAAATCCAAGAGTATATAAAAAGAATAAAGAGCGAAAGGATCCGGGAAAGAGAATATACTATTTTAGAAGCAAGGTTAGATGGGCATTTCGTTAAAAGAATAGCAGACAGGAGATATGTGAAAAATCTATCAAATAACTCTATTATTAGACACAAAAAGCAGGCGTAA
- a CDS encoding transferase, whose protein sequence is MYAVFIQNMYILLSVFIHVVVAYIPPLKRVGFTPNLIKGYARARVTHIDIEDPALGKAILPRHSDYPEVDWENGKVTIQFKGHILYLTSVILGKIVKLKGNLYVGGKGKGIFLGFHKEQLVELEKYGCKLGICPKKLER, encoded by the coding sequence TTGTATGCAGTTTTCATACAAAACATGTATATTTTATTATCTGTATTTATACATGTTGTGGTGGCTTATATCCCACCGCTGAAGCGTGTGGGTTTTACGCCAAATTTGATAAAGGGGTATGCTAGAGCAAGAGTCACGCATATAGATATAGAGGATCCTGCATTAGGGAAAGCAATTCTGCCAAGGCACAGTGATTATCCTGAAGTGGACTGGGAAAATGGCAAAGTAACCATACAATTCAAGGGCCATATTTTGTATTTGACGAGTGTTATTCTTGGTAAAATTGTTAAACTAAAAGGAAACCTTTATGTTGGAGGAAAAGGCAAAGGGATATTTTTGGGATTTCATAAGGAGCAGCTTGTAGAATTAGAAAAATATGGATGCAAGCTTGGGATTTGCCCTAAAAAACTTGAAAGATAA
- a CDS encoding RNA-guided endonuclease InsQ/TnpB family protein, producing MKTAYKYRAYPSKEQKGTLNRQMYLSKELYNLLLEKSKSYYKETGKTLTEFRMNGWITKLKKEKPEFAEIHSQVLQNISKRVSDAYKHFFLRCKEKKQGKKVKAGFPRYKKFVSSLTYPQTNGFKIEKKKVELSKIGRINFVNHRNIEGGIKTLNIKKTKSQEWYITIAVEKEDKPFISNGKPKIGIDLGIMQYVALSDNTILQNAKITKHQRKHSRVLQQNISRKEKGSSNRRKAVARFARYSEHISRIRLDCIHKISNELVNSYSFIAYEDLEINNMVKNHRYAKSISESSWGNFTQLLQYKAESAGCVAMKVNPQYTSMTCSKCGNVQSMSISQRIFVCEKCGMSMDRDVNAAQNILKRALDSISPTTEGHSGSQACRDDIRPSAGEAVAYEAGTIQVAS from the coding sequence ATGAAAACTGCATACAAATATCGTGCATATCCTTCAAAGGAACAGAAGGGAACTCTGAATAGACAGATGTATCTTTCAAAGGAACTATACAACCTGCTTCTTGAAAAGTCAAAGTCATATTACAAGGAGACAGGAAAAACCTTAACGGAATTCAGGATGAACGGTTGGATAACCAAATTAAAGAAGGAAAAACCGGAATTTGCGGAAATCCATTCCCAGGTTCTTCAGAATATCTCAAAAAGAGTGTCAGATGCATACAAACATTTCTTCTTGAGGTGCAAGGAGAAGAAGCAAGGAAAGAAGGTAAAGGCGGGATTTCCAAGATACAAGAAGTTCGTATCATCTTTGACATATCCTCAAACCAATGGCTTCAAGATAGAGAAGAAGAAGGTTGAACTTTCAAAAATAGGAAGGATAAATTTCGTGAACCACAGAAATATTGAAGGAGGAATAAAAACATTAAATATAAAGAAGACAAAATCACAGGAATGGTACATCACGATTGCTGTTGAAAAGGAGGACAAGCCATTCATTTCAAACGGTAAACCGAAGATTGGTATTGATTTAGGAATAATGCAATATGTCGCGCTTTCGGACAATACAATACTCCAAAACGCAAAGATAACAAAACACCAGAGGAAACATTCAAGAGTCCTTCAACAAAACATATCGAGGAAGGAGAAGGGATCATCCAACAGAAGAAAGGCAGTGGCAAGATTTGCAAGATACTCAGAGCACATTTCAAGGATAAGATTGGATTGCATCCACAAGATTTCAAATGAACTGGTGAATTCTTATTCATTCATCGCGTACGAAGATTTAGAGATAAACAATATGGTGAAGAACCACAGATACGCAAAATCGATAAGTGAATCTTCTTGGGGAAATTTCACACAATTGCTGCAATACAAGGCTGAAAGCGCTGGTTGCGTGGCAATGAAAGTGAATCCTCAATATACATCAATGACATGCAGCAAATGTGGCAATGTGCAAAGCATGTCAATATCCCAAAGGATATTCGTCTGTGAAAAGTGCGGGATGTCAATGGACAGGGATGTGAATGCGGCACAAAATATACTAAAGAGAGCTTTGGACTCCATCAGTCCAACTACCGAAGGGCATTCGGGAAGTCAAGCCTGCAGAGACGACATAAGACCTTCCGCAGGGGAGGCAGTTGCCTATGAAGCAGGAACTATACAGGTGGCATCATGA
- a CDS encoding TrmB family transcriptional regulator: MDEEQMLTELGFTNAESKVYTVLLRFGDSKTGLIMERSGLYSSVVYNSLKHLMEEGFVTFYTKGRIKYFSAVDPSRIVDAEKEKLELAEAMAERLSLIKKATEKRSSVFIFEGRKAARTIFNDILGTLRKGDEQLVIGVSDTGSGMGDFIRRWEEKRVKRGIRKRVLVSNRSSEWVSYYSIQRLVEIRTIPNSIYINMSINVYGNKVVLILWAREPTYILIEGEEVSKNFKSYFEMLWKKSKKL; this comes from the coding sequence TTGGATGAAGAGCAAATGCTTACAGAACTTGGGTTCACAAATGCAGAGAGCAAGGTTTATACAGTCCTTTTGAGGTTTGGTGATTCGAAAACGGGGCTAATAATGGAACGCTCCGGTCTTTATAGCTCTGTGGTTTACAATAGCCTCAAGCACTTGATGGAAGAGGGTTTTGTTACCTTTTACACAAAGGGCAGGATAAAGTACTTTTCCGCGGTGGATCCCTCAAGAATAGTTGATGCGGAGAAGGAAAAGCTAGAGCTTGCAGAAGCTATGGCAGAGAGGCTTTCTCTTATTAAGAAGGCTACGGAGAAACGCAGTAGTGTCTTTATATTTGAAGGTAGAAAAGCGGCCAGGACAATATTCAATGATATTTTAGGCACGCTTAGAAAAGGAGATGAACAACTTGTAATTGGTGTCTCTGATACTGGTAGTGGAATGGGGGATTTTATACGGAGATGGGAAGAAAAAAGAGTGAAGAGGGGAATAAGAAAAAGGGTTCTTGTGTCAAATAGATCCTCTGAATGGGTTTCTTATTATAGCATCCAAAGATTAGTCGAGATAAGAACAATCCCTAACTCAATTTATATAAACATGAGCATAAACGTATATGGCAATAAAGTAGTTCTGATATTATGGGCTAGGGAACCAACTTACATACTAATAGAGGGAGAGGAAGTTTCTAAAAATTTCAAGAGTTACTTTGAAATGCTGTGGAAGAAAAGCAAGAAGCTTTGA
- a CDS encoding coproporphyrinogen-III oxidase family protein, protein MKLNEKINDYEFQPEVYAYPTARCYKKLDGFSVAQLKFTDEINVYLHIPFCSQLCTFCGYLKTLNSETLRKEYISALIKEIKMYEEIIGDKKVISVNIGGGTPSLLQPNELGEIIDALKAANEGILNNAKEVSIEATPESVEYEKFKEFKDLGINRVSIGVESFVDKEIGVAGRHNDGQVSSNAVKTLKELRFRNVVCDLMIGIEDQTEKTFSDSLDTMIELDPDTVEVYALGVIPSTMIGKRHPKGLMGNREKYECYEIARKKFLEKGYFQSCHNRYSKLPEGGYLQEDTVFRGASLIGLGAGARSYAQNIHYRNPFEVLDGKGAISRYMNKINSGSFAVETGIFLSGDERMRRYAIGNIESLDLHKFSNLFGAEFSTVFKEVYSEMISTGCAYEAGSKLKLTAKGLLFRDLIARQLFSSRVEALEGPYRATV, encoded by the coding sequence GTGAAATTAAACGAGAAAATAAATGACTATGAATTCCAGCCAGAAGTATACGCATACCCTACGGCGAGGTGCTACAAAAAGCTAGATGGATTCTCAGTCGCACAGCTGAAATTCACAGATGAGATTAATGTGTACTTGCATATACCGTTCTGCAGTCAGCTCTGCACTTTTTGCGGATATCTTAAAACATTGAATTCAGAGACCCTTAGAAAGGAGTACATATCGGCACTTATAAAGGAAATTAAAATGTATGAAGAGATTATAGGAGACAAGAAAGTAATATCAGTTAATATTGGTGGCGGGACTCCTTCTCTTCTACAGCCAAACGAACTTGGCGAAATCATTGATGCACTAAAGGCGGCCAATGAGGGCATACTAAACAATGCCAAGGAAGTGAGCATAGAGGCTACACCGGAATCTGTGGAATATGAAAAATTCAAGGAGTTCAAAGATCTTGGGATAAACCGCGTGAGCATAGGTGTTGAATCATTTGTGGATAAGGAGATTGGGGTGGCAGGCAGGCACAATGATGGCCAAGTATCATCAAATGCGGTAAAGACCCTTAAGGAGCTCCGCTTCAGAAATGTCGTCTGCGACCTGATGATAGGCATAGAGGACCAGACAGAAAAGACGTTTTCAGATTCATTGGATACGATGATTGAGCTTGATCCTGACACTGTAGAGGTATATGCGCTTGGAGTCATTCCAAGCACAATGATAGGAAAAAGGCATCCGAAGGGCCTGATGGGAAACAGGGAGAAGTATGAATGCTACGAAATTGCCCGCAAGAAATTCCTGGAAAAAGGGTATTTTCAGTCCTGCCATAATAGGTATTCGAAGCTTCCAGAGGGAGGATATTTGCAGGAGGATACCGTATTCAGAGGTGCAAGCCTTATAGGATTAGGGGCTGGCGCCAGGAGCTATGCGCAGAATATCCATTATAGAAATCCATTTGAAGTGTTAGATGGAAAGGGGGCAATCTCCAGGTATATGAACAAGATAAATTCTGGCAGTTTTGCGGTAGAAACAGGCATTTTCTTATCAGGAGACGAAAGGATGAGAAGATATGCAATAGGAAATATAGAATCGCTGGATCTGCATAAGTTTTCCAACCTGTTTGGAGCCGAATTCAGTACTGTATTCAAGGAGGTATATTCAGAGATGATCTCAACAGGCTGCGCTTATGAAGCAGGTAGCAAATTGAAATTGACTGCGAAAGGTCTGCTATTTAGGGATTTGATAGCAAGGCAGTTATTCTCAAGCAGAGTTGAGGCACTGGAAGGTCCTTACAGGGCAACTGTGTGA
- a CDS encoding AAA family ATPase, giving the protein MYDKTIIIFGFSGSGKSTSANEVGKTLKLRVVHPSSILRNIIEKKEVDTKHTTHNEGFWESREGMKMFMDRLNEKVPPDVISDRIILREAEKGNVVIDSWSLPWIARKGIKIYLKADITTRAKRVAARDGISYESALNAVRIKDKETRRLFKKVYGFDIKMDLKVFDSIISTDGKSRKEVIGEIINVIGINKVSGKSHTL; this is encoded by the coding sequence ATGTATGACAAGACAATAATAATATTTGGGTTTTCAGGTTCAGGGAAATCAACTTCCGCAAATGAAGTTGGCAAAACCCTTAAGCTTAGGGTAGTTCACCCCTCAAGCATACTAAGGAACATTATCGAAAAGAAAGAAGTTGACACAAAGCATACAACCCATAATGAAGGATTTTGGGAGAGCAGGGAAGGGATGAAAATGTTTATGGACAGGCTAAACGAAAAGGTGCCTCCAGATGTAATATCAGACAGGATAATCCTGCGAGAGGCAGAGAAGGGCAATGTGGTGATAGACAGCTGGAGCCTTCCATGGATAGCCAGAAAAGGCATCAAAATTTATTTGAAGGCAGACATTACAACAAGAGCGAAGCGCGTAGCTGCCAGGGATGGCATTTCCTATGAAAGCGCACTGAACGCAGTAAGGATAAAAGATAAGGAAACTAGGAGGCTTTTCAAAAAGGTATATGGATTTGACATAAAGATGGACCTAAAGGTATTTGATTCTATAATATCGACAGATGGCAAGAGCAGAAAAGAGGTAATTGGAGAAATAATAAATGTTATAGGGATTAACAAAGTGAGCGGGAAATCCCACACGCTTTAG
- a CDS encoding helix-turn-helix domain-containing protein, translating to MNGYTNNMDSTRAYKFRIYPDTKRQSEIDERLILAQQFYNKILEKSIESYKNGKAKASIAQFNRFVKEIIQDDKRYLKLYSQTRCEIEYRLLKAYQNFFRRIKEGNRKAGFPRFRSRDINASINILKRATLGQRESHAQGESVRPQMEAVLEELRTDKTHPLQDAVTA from the coding sequence ATGAATGGTTATACAAACAACATGGATTCCACAAGAGCCTATAAATTCAGGATCTATCCAGATACTAAAAGGCAGTCTGAGATAGATGAACGGCTAATCCTTGCACAGCAGTTCTACAACAAGATTCTGGAGAAGTCCATTGAATCCTATAAGAATGGAAAGGCAAAAGCCTCAATAGCACAGTTCAACAGGTTCGTCAAAGAAATAATCCAAGATGACAAGAGATACCTGAAACTATACTCGCAGACGAGATGCGAGATTGAATATAGGCTTCTAAAGGCATACCAGAACTTCTTCAGGAGAATCAAGGAAGGAAACAGGAAGGCAGGATTCCCGAGATTCAGGTCAAGGGATATAAACGCATCAATAAACATACTCAAAAGAGCTACCCTCGGACAGAGGGAAAGTCACGCTCAGGGAGAGAGTGTAAGGCCTCAAATGGAGGCAGTTCTCGAGGAACTGAGAACCGATAAAACACATCCTTTGCAGGATGCAGTGACTGCATGA
- the asnS gene encoding asparagine--tRNA ligase, producing MKDEKSLKSVHLSSLLEKGLEHSEKYATSVSDLRKKIGEEVFLRGWVYRHRRTGNMAFVVLRDGTGIVQCSVNKDNVKPDEWESANDLYIDSVVNLIGEVREDDRAPDGIEVQVREFGVAFKGEPFPITKDQSTEFLLDMRHLWIRSPKMIDILKLKASVINDIRGFLDEKGFLEVQPPLITGSAAEGGATLFEVNYFDRKAYLSQSGQLYLEAVINGYPLVYGFAPSFRAEPSRTPRHLAEFWQLEAEMAFYNQDMNMKLQEQILEHVAHSEAKNHPDILKRFGRDPQDLLDIQTPFERMKYEKALDILKEKGLDVKWSDGLGMDEEKALMQDRKQPVFLTNQPKEIRAFYMRINPDDPRTVLDADLLAPEGIGEIFGGSERVSDYDELMGRIKEQNLKEEDYQWYIDLRKYGSIPHSGFGIGSERVVRWILKLDSIRDAIPFPRTMNRISP from the coding sequence ATGAAAGATGAAAAATCTTTAAAGTCTGTACATTTAAGCAGCTTATTGGAAAAAGGCCTGGAGCATTCCGAGAAGTATGCTACATCTGTATCGGATTTAAGGAAAAAGATTGGTGAAGAAGTATTTTTGCGCGGATGGGTATATAGACATCGCAGAACAGGTAATATGGCATTTGTTGTTTTGCGTGATGGAACAGGGATTGTACAATGCTCAGTAAATAAGGATAATGTAAAACCGGATGAATGGGAATCGGCAAACGACTTGTATATAGATTCGGTAGTAAATCTGATAGGAGAGGTAAGGGAAGATGATAGGGCTCCGGATGGAATAGAAGTCCAGGTAAGGGAGTTTGGCGTTGCTTTTAAAGGTGAGCCCTTCCCCATAACTAAGGATCAAAGCACAGAGTTTCTTCTCGATATGCGTCATCTTTGGATTCGTTCCCCAAAAATGATTGATATATTAAAATTAAAGGCCTCTGTAATTAATGATATTAGAGGATTTCTTGATGAAAAGGGTTTCCTTGAAGTTCAACCTCCATTAATCACAGGCTCCGCAGCAGAAGGGGGAGCTACTTTATTCGAAGTAAATTATTTTGACCGCAAAGCATACCTATCACAGAGCGGGCAGCTTTATTTGGAAGCTGTAATCAATGGTTATCCCTTGGTTTATGGTTTTGCACCATCTTTCAGGGCGGAGCCAAGCCGTACTCCCCGACATTTGGCTGAATTCTGGCAATTGGAAGCGGAGATGGCATTTTATAACCAAGATATGAATATGAAACTGCAGGAACAGATACTAGAACACGTGGCCCATAGTGAAGCCAAAAACCACCCGGACATACTTAAAAGGTTTGGAAGGGATCCACAAGATCTACTTGATATACAAACCCCATTTGAGCGTATGAAATACGAAAAAGCGCTTGATATACTCAAGGAAAAAGGCTTGGATGTTAAATGGTCTGATGGGCTTGGTATGGATGAAGAAAAAGCGCTTATGCAAGATAGGAAGCAGCCAGTATTCCTAACTAACCAGCCTAAGGAGATAAGAGCTTTCTATATGCGGATTAATCCTGATGATCCAAGGACAGTGTTAGATGCAGATCTCTTGGCTCCTGAGGGTATAGGAGAGATTTTTGGAGGCAGTGAACGTGTATCTGATTACGATGAATTGATGGGAAGAATCAAGGAACAGAACTTGAAAGAAGAAGATTACCAATGGTATATAGATCTGCGTAAATATGGAAGCATTCCACATTCCGGATTTGGCATAGGGTCTGAGAGAGTTGTCCGCTGGATCCTAAAGCTTGACAGCATCAGGGATGCAATACCGTTCCCAAGAACTATGAATCGTATATCACCCTAA